From the genome of Metarhizium brunneum chromosome 4, complete sequence, one region includes:
- the UPC2_2 gene encoding Sterol uptake control protein 2, whose product MPQPGGTSPQQQPKAHRRSHRKSRNGCVECKRRHIRCDERRPACANCAIAERACVFPPVKDRPLRRKGLSPSHSASDAETHARTDDPSPSATAWNSSDARTPRTPSDTALPQLSRTQSHPTTSEPSPLPSFGESFPQSYEPSWSDPPLFTADHLSLLYHITLTRDSFFMTPGQDTDILEIALRFASSHPYFIDEVLALAALHKATTTSPPDPAPLLHMATELQTRAIARFTRLSSTLPPDDMASSIPRFLFAATLSLHDLADTLSSVRALHHSQFHVFVNRFVDCFRIHHGVRAIIRPTWQHLVASELEPLLTLTHRARMDVEPGARGESKGGHECRPLHDLLDSSDLGPATVTACREAVDRLQWAFDMYRDLPTPVAGPHAASAFSVTVSTDYLDVLRRLQPEAVVVLAYYGVLLHRCRHFWIFGDAGAFVVRAIAQHLGAYWQGVMAWPLSTVEGAADEEAGRTDA is encoded by the coding sequence ATGCCTCAACCCGGCGGCACAagcccgcagcagcagcccaagGCGCATCGCAGATCTCACCGAAAATCCCGAAACGGCTGCGTGGAGTGCAAGCGGCGCCATATACGCTGCGACGAGCGCCGGCCCGCCTGTGCAAACTGCGCCATCGCAGAGCGCGCATGTGTGTTTCCCCCCGTCAAGGACCGGCCCTTGCGGAGGAAAGGGTTATCGCCATCGCATTCGGCGTCAGATGCCGAGACGCATGCCCGTACAGATGACCCGAGTCCGTCGGCCACAGCGTGGAATTCAAGCGATGCCCGGACACCACGTACGCCCAGTGACACAGCCCTCCCGCAACTATCACGAACGCAGTCCCATCCAACTACATCCGAGCCCTCACCTCTGCCCTCGTTTGGCGAATCGTTTCCGCAGTCCTACGAGCCGTCATGGTCGGATCCCCCCCTCTTCACGGCAGACCATCTCTCCCTTCTGTACCACATCACCCTCACCAGGGACAGCTTCTTCATGACGCCCGGGCAGGACACCGACATTCTCGAGATAGCCCTCCGCTTTGCCTCCTCTCACCCGTACTTCATAGACGAGGTGCTCGCCCTCGCTGCCCTCCACAAAGCGACAACAACCTCGCCACCAGACCCGGCACCGCTCCTCCACATGGCCACGGAGCTTCAAACCCGCGCCATCGCGCGCTTCACCAGGCTCTCGTCCACCCTGCCGCCCGACGACATGGCATCCTCCATCCCACGATTCCTCTTCGCAGCCACCCTCTCCCTCCACGACCTCGCAGACACCTTGTCCTCCGTCCGGGCCCTCCACCACTCGCAGTTCCACGTCTTTGTAAACCGCTTCGTGGACTGCTTCCGCATCCACCATGGCGTCCGCGCCATCATACGACCAACTTGGCAGCACCTTGTGGCCTCGGAGCTAGAGCCCCTCCTCACACTCACCCACAGGGCACGCATGGACGTCGAGCCAGGCGCAAGAGGCGAGTCCAAAGGAGGGCACGAATGCCGCCCCCTCCACGACCTCCTCGATTCCTCTGACCTCGGCCCCGCCACGGTGACGGCGTGTCGAGAAGCCGTCGACCGGCTGCAATGGGCCTTTGACATGTACAGGGACTTGCCGACGCCGGTGGCAGGACCACACGCCGCGTCGGCGTTTTCGGTCACGGTGAGTACCGACTACCTCGATGTGCTGAGGCGGTTGCAGCCCGAGGCGGTGGTCGTGCTGGCCTACTACGGGGTGCTGCTGCATCGCTGCCGGCACTTCTGGATCTttggcgacgccggcgccttTGTCGTGAGGGCCATCGCGCAGCATCTGGGTGCTTACTGGCAGGGCGTCATGGCCTGGCCGTTGAGCACGGTG
- the RTM1 gene encoding Protein RTM1, producing the protein MAELKPYRGNYYLWDYLPSTPAAIIFVVLFAGATGFVGWRMAKTRTWFSIPFVLGGLFQFLGYVARAYARDKTDQLGPYVMQSVLILVAPALFAASIYMTLGRLMRSIHGERHSLIPVNWLTKAFVLGDVLSFLVQSTGAGLMAVKNFDPKKAENIILVGLIVQIVMFGLFAMTAAIFHVRMRRWPSAASMDAGWVRIMMMLYATSALILVRSVFRVVEYIMGKEGYLLTHEWTLYVFDAALMFGTMVVYGVVYPGHLSRGELRKPRAWDVVDSGPGEDEVRPGGK; encoded by the exons ATGGCAGAACTAAAGCCATACAGGGGCAACTACTACCTCTGGGACTACCTCCCGTCgacaccagcagcaatcATATTCGTGGTCCTGTTTGCGGGAGCAACGGGCTTCGTGGGCTGGCGGATGGCCAAGACGAGGACGTGGTTCAGCATACCTTTTGTCCTCGGCGGACTGT TCCAGTTCCTAGGCTACGTGGCCCGGGCGTACGCGCGCGACAAAACCGACCAACTCGGCCCGTACGTGATGCAGTCGGTGCTCATCCTCGTGGCGCCCGCGCTCTTCGCCGCCTCCATCTACATGACGCTCGGGCGGCTCATGCGCAGCATCCACGGCGAGCGCCACTCCCTCATCCCCGTCAACTGGCTCACCAAGGCATTTGTGCTGGGCGACGTCTTGTCGTTCCTGGTGCAGTCGACGGGTGCAGGGCTCATGGCGGTGAAGAACTTTGACCCCAAAAAGGCAGAGaacatcatcctcgtcgggctTATTGTGCAAATCGTCATGTTTGGGCTGTttgccatgacggcggcgattTTCCACGTCCGGATGAGGAGGtggccgtcggcggcgagcatGGACGCGGGCTGGGTCAGGATTATGATGATGCTGTACGCGACGAGCGCGCTGATTCTGGTGCGGTCGGTGTTTAGGGTCGTGGAGTACATCATGGGCAAGGAGGGCTATTTGCTGACGCATGAGTGGACGCTGTATGTTTTTGATGCGGCCTTGATGTTTGGCACCATGGTGGTGTACGGGGTTGTGTATCCAGGGCACTTGAGCCGTGGGGAGTTGAGGAAGCCGAGGGCGTGGGACGTGGTTGATTCGGGGCCCGGGGAGGATGAGGTTCGGCCGGGGGGCAAGTGA
- the SPB4 gene encoding ATP-dependent rRNA helicase SPB4 — protein MAPGKVIRKRDPRAWESLTPPLAEWILDAVSTMGFSRMTPVQAATMPHFLGNKDVVVEAVTGSGKTLSFLIPIVQRILRLEEPTKKHHVAAIIVSPTRELAAQIHSVLLSLLAFHPPSAEILPNLNDEEKRPSTTTPVIVPQLLVGGTTTTAQDLSYFMRHSPNVLISSPGRLVELLSSPHVHCPQSSFEMLVLDEADRLLDLGFKQDLQNIISHLPKQRRTGLFSASVSEAVGEIIRVGLRNPVKIEVRVKMKDGGVLEDRKTPASLQMAYLIKPATQKLPALAQLLEKLPITPQRTIVFLSTCAAVDYFQHVLSGLLPAQFSLIPLHGKHPAKVREKNFNRFLNSVSPTVLLTTDLAARGLDIPQVDLVVQIDAPSDPKVFIHRSGRAGRAGRKGLAVVMLHPGREEDYVRFLEIRKTPITPLEKPEISISEKDAAAAVDQIRKLAKTDRAIYDKAQKAFVSWVRSYGAHQATSIFRVSDLDWIDLANAWGLLRMPRMPELKNWKGDKTLGVEMDWDTFAYKEKTREMARIEEMEAAKNGEGIEKKDDKKRKRKNEAWSGKHQQQEHRNERREKRYKKKEAEKNATMTDDQKLDKMKLDELIKQVREQNRTNAASKDDEFEGFDD, from the exons ATGGCTCCTGGAAAGGTCATTCGCAAGAGGGATCCCAGAGCGTGGGAATCGCTCACGCCACCACTCGCAGAATGGATCCTGGATGCTGTGTCCACCATGGGGTTTTCCCGCATGACACCAGTCCAAGCTGCTACCATGCCGCACTTTTTGGGCAACAAGGATGTGGTAGTTGAG GCCGTCACAGGCAGTGGTAAAACACTATCCTTTTTAATCCCCATTGTGCAAAGGATTTTGCGCCTCGAAGAGCCGACCAAAAAACACcatgtcgccgccatcattgTCTCGCCTACAAGAGAGCTCGCTGCTCAGATCCACTCCGTTCTCCTTTCATTACTAGCATTCCACCCGCCGTCTGCGGAAATTTTACCCAATCtcaacgacgaggagaagcgACCCTCGACCACGACCCCCGTTATTGTACCCCAATTACTTGTTGGAGGTACCACCACTACGGCACAGGATTTGAGTTACTTTATGCGCCATAGCCCAAACGTTTTAATATCTTCCCCTGGACGGCTGGTTGAACTGTTGTCGTCGCCGCATGTCCATTGCCCCCAATCCTCGTTCGAAATGCTTGTCCTGGACGAGGCGGATCGACTGCTTGATTTGGGATTTAAACAGGACCTTCAGAATATCATTTCACACTTGCCTAAGCAGCGACGTACTGGTCTGTTTAGTGCCAGTGTCAGCGAAGCCGTGGGCGAGATCATTCGAGTTGGTCTGCGAAATCCCGTCAAAATTGAAGTTCGAGTCAAGATGAAGGACGGTGGAGTATTGGAAGATAGAAAAACTCCGGCTAGCTTGCAAATGGCCTATCTCATCAAACCGGCGACACAAAAGCTACCGGCGTTGGCGCAACTTCTCGAAAAATTACCCATCACCCCGCAAAGGACGATTGTCTTTCTGTCTACGTGTGCAGCTGTCGACTACTTTCAACATGTCCTGTCGGGCCTGCTTCCGGCTCAGTTTTCATTAATACCGCTACACGGAAAACACCCGGCCAAGGTGCGGGAGAAGAATTTCAACAGGTTTTTAAACTCTGTTTCTCCCACTGTTCTCTTAACGACCGATTTGGCAGCTCGTGGCCTTGACATTCCCCAGGTTGATCTAGTTGTGCAAATTGATGCACCGTCTGATCCCAAAGTGTTTATCCACCGAAGCGGAAGAGCTGGGCGTgctggaagaaaaggatTGGCAGTCGTCATGCTCCACCCCGGGCGGGAAGAAGACTACGTACGGTTCCTGGAAATTCGCAAGACGCCAATTACTCCATTAGAAAAGCCGGAGATCTCTATATCAGAAAAAgatgctgccgctgctgtaGATCAAATACGCAAGTTGGCAAAAACAGACAGGGCCATCTACGATAAAGCACAAAAGGCATTTGTGAGCTGGGTGCGAAGCTACGGCGCACACCAAGCAACTTCAATATTCCGAGTCTCTGATCTTGACTGGATAGACTTGGCAAACGCATGGGGACTGCTCCGAATGCCGAGGATGCCAGAGCTCAAGAATTGGAAGGGAGACAAGACGCTGGGTGTGGAAATGGACTGGGATACATTCGCATACAAGGAAAAGACGCGCGAAATGGCAAGGATAGAAGAAATGGAGGCCGCAAAGAACGGCGAGGGAATCGAGAAGAAGGATGACAAGAAACGCAAGAGGAAGAACGAGGCGTGGAGCGGCAAGCACCAACAGCAGGAGCACCGCAACGAGAGACGTGAGAAGAGAtacaagaagaaagaggcCGAAAAGAACGCCACCATGACGGATGATCAAaagctggacaagatgaAACTAGACGAGCTCATTAAGCAGGTCCGAGAGCAGAATCGCACAAACGCCGCGTCGAAGGATGACGAATTTGAGGGCTTTGACGATTAA